The DNA segment GCCGAAGGTATGACTCTAAAAGAACCGTTACCCATGACTTTATAATGGCGTAAACAATCGGTTAATTAGTATTCTGGTCGCGTACGCAAATACGCTTTTCCTCACAGGGTTGTCAAGTGTTACGTTTAGATAATTGCTATCCTGAAAAGCATCTGCTATTTATAGCGACCTGATTTTTCCCCCGACAATGGGGATCGATAGTGCGTGTTAAGGAGAAGCAACATGCAAGAAGGGCAAAACCGTAAAACATCGTCCCTGAGTATTCTCGCCATCGCTGGGGTGGAGCCGTACCAGGAGAAACCGGGCGAAGAGTATATGAACGAAGCCCAGCTGTCGCACTTCAAGCGTATTCTTGAAGCATGGCGTAATCAACTCAGGGATGAAGTCGATCGCACTGTGACTCATATGCAGGACGAAGCGGCTAACTTCCCTGATCCGGTTGACCGTGCCGCGCAGGAAGAAGAATTTAGCCTTGAGCTGCGTAACCGCGACCGTGAGCGCAAACTGATCAAAAAGATCGAGAAAACGCTGAAGAAAGTGGAAGACGAAGATTTTGGCTACTGCGAATCCTGCGGTGTCGAAATTGGTATTCGCCGTCTGGAAGCGCGTCCAACAGCCGATCTGTGCATCGACTGCAAAACGCTGGCTGAGATCCGCGAAAAACAAATGGCGGGCTAATCCCGTCAGACCGTAGAACGCCGGATGGCGCTACGCTTATCCTGCCTGGCAACAATTCATAGGCCGGATGAAGGGTTTGCGCCGCCATCCGGCAAAATCCGGGCGGGGTTATCTCCCGCCTTATTCTTTTATATTGTCCACCGGTATGACCAACGCACACTATATTGGCCGCTTCGCCCCGTCCCCCTCTGGCGAGCTGCACTTTGGTTCACTGATCGCCGCCCTCGGTAGTTACCTGCGAGCCCGCTCTCAGCATGGGATCTGGCGAGTACGCATTGAAGATATCGATCCCCCTCGTGAAGTTCCCGGTGCCGCAGAGACAATTCTGCGTCAGCTGGAACATTACGGCCTGCACTGGGATGGCGATATATTGTGGCAGTCCCAACGCCATGACGCCTACCGCGACGCGCTCGCCTGGCTGCGCCAGCAGAATTTAAGCTACTACTGCACCTGCCCGCGCGCGCGTATTCAACGCATCGGCGGCGTTTACGACGGCCATTGCCGAACCTTGCAGCATGGGCCGGAAAATGCCGCCGTGCGGA comes from the Citrobacter koseri ATCC BAA-895 genome and includes:
- the dksA gene encoding RNA polymerase-binding protein DksA codes for the protein MQEGQNRKTSSLSILAIAGVEPYQEKPGEEYMNEAQLSHFKRILEAWRNQLRDEVDRTVTHMQDEAANFPDPVDRAAQEEEFSLELRNRDRERKLIKKIEKTLKKVEDEDFGYCESCGVEIGIRRLEARPTADLCIDCKTLAEIREKQMAG